In one window of Dokdonia sp. PRO95 DNA:
- a CDS encoding TonB-dependent receptor, translated as MKKILLSMIALAGITASAQEKTVVDTTKVESLDEVLVRSVRVKADSPITHSNLTKKQIAERNLGQDIATQLNFLPGVVTTSDAGAGIGYTGFRVRGTGNQGINVTINGIPYNDSESLTTFFVNLQDFTSSVESLQLQRGVGSSTNGPGAFGASLNILTDAISNEAYGEISNSFGSFGTRRHNVKFSTGLLNDHIEISGRLSQIKSDGYIDRASSDLKSYFLQAAYKDDNTLIKLINFAGSEVTYQSWFGIDAETLAEDRTFNPAGQFTDENGETRFHENQVDDYKQDHYQLHWNQRYDNNWSTQLSLNYTYGRGFFEEYKEDEDLAFYSISPVVIGSETIETSDIIRRRWLDNDFYVASATANYKDNMVDFVGGALGSIYRGDHFGEVIWARFAGDSELGDNYYFGTGSKNEFSAFAKANFKLNDQWQFYADIQGRFITYKTDGINSDLDEFLVDENYEFFNPKLGLSYKINAENQLYASYARANREPNRGDFEDGNPRAEKLDDFELGWRLNTETVTLNVNGYFMDYDGQLVPTGELDNVGAPIRINSNSYRAGIEIDAAIKLSSKFTLQPNIALSTNKNRDFLFNLDGAITNLGNTNISYSPNLVASNMLTYKPNADFSIGFLSKFVGEQYMGNIDSELSKLDSYFLNDLSIQYEIKEVPVFKSILLNGLVNNIFNKKYISNGYFFTYNDDFSVPNEITTIEGAGYYPQAGINFLVGATLKF; from the coding sequence ATGAAAAAGATCCTATTGAGTATGATTGCGCTTGCAGGAATTACAGCTAGTGCACAAGAGAAAACAGTGGTAGACACTACAAAAGTAGAGTCACTTGATGAAGTTTTAGTACGTTCTGTACGAGTAAAAGCCGACTCACCTATTACGCATTCCAACCTTACAAAAAAACAAATTGCAGAGCGCAACTTAGGACAAGACATTGCTACGCAGCTTAACTTTTTACCAGGCGTAGTGACTACCTCAGACGCTGGTGCTGGCATAGGTTACACTGGTTTCCGAGTACGTGGTACAGGTAACCAAGGGATTAACGTTACTATAAATGGAATTCCCTATAATGACTCAGAAAGTCTTACTACCTTTTTTGTAAATCTTCAAGATTTTACATCATCCGTAGAAAGTTTACAACTACAGCGTGGAGTAGGTTCTTCTACGAATGGACCTGGAGCTTTTGGAGCCAGTCTTAATATTCTTACAGATGCAATTTCTAATGAGGCATATGGTGAGATTTCCAACTCTTTCGGATCTTTTGGGACGCGACGTCATAATGTGAAATTTAGTACTGGATTACTCAATGACCATATTGAGATATCTGGTCGTTTATCACAAATTAAATCTGACGGTTATATCGACCGTGCATCGTCTGATCTTAAATCTTACTTTCTACAAGCAGCCTATAAGGATGATAATACGCTTATCAAGCTTATCAATTTTGCAGGATCTGAGGTTACATACCAATCTTGGTTTGGGATAGATGCAGAGACGCTAGCCGAGGATAGAACCTTTAACCCTGCAGGACAGTTTACAGATGAGAATGGTGAGACACGCTTTCACGAGAATCAAGTAGATGATTACAAGCAAGATCATTACCAATTGCACTGGAACCAGCGTTATGACAATAACTGGAGCACACAGCTCAGTTTAAACTACACCTATGGTAGAGGCTTTTTTGAAGAATATAAAGAGGATGAAGATCTTGCTTTTTACAGTATTTCCCCTGTAGTTATAGGTAGTGAAACCATAGAAACATCAGATATTATAAGACGTCGCTGGCTAGATAACGACTTCTATGTGGCAAGTGCAACGGCAAATTACAAGGACAACATGGTTGACTTTGTAGGTGGTGCTTTGGGTAGCATTTATAGAGGAGACCATTTTGGCGAAGTGATATGGGCACGATTTGCTGGTGATTCTGAGCTAGGAGATAATTACTATTTTGGAACGGGAAGTAAGAATGAGTTTTCTGCTTTCGCGAAAGCGAACTTTAAATTAAATGATCAATGGCAATTTTATGCAGACATTCAAGGTCGATTTATCACTTATAAAACTGACGGAATCAATTCTGACCTTGATGAATTTTTGGTAGATGAAAACTATGAGTTCTTTAATCCAAAATTAGGTTTGAGCTATAAGATTAATGCAGAAAATCAGTTATATGCCTCTTATGCCCGTGCAAACCGTGAGCCCAACCGTGGAGATTTTGAAGACGGCAATCCACGCGCAGAAAAACTAGACGACTTTGAGCTAGGATGGAGATTAAATACAGAGACCGTCACCTTAAATGTGAATGGTTATTTTATGGATTATGACGGGCAGTTAGTCCCTACTGGTGAACTTGATAATGTAGGAGCGCCTATCCGAATTAATAGTAATAGCTATAGAGCAGGTATAGAAATAGATGCTGCTATAAAGCTAAGTTCTAAGTTTACTTTACAACCTAATATTGCATTAAGCACAAATAAGAATAGAGATTTTCTTTTTAATCTAGATGGTGCGATTACAAACCTAGGTAATACAAATATTTCATACTCGCCTAATCTCGTAGCTAGTAATATGCTTACCTATAAGCCTAATGCAGATTTTAGCATAGGTTTCTTATCGAAATTTGTAGGAGAGCAATATATGGGTAATATAGATAGCGAACTTTCTAAACTTGATTCTTATTTCTTAAATGATTTGAGTATTCAATACGAGATTAAGGAGGTTCCGGTATTTAAGTCTATTCTCCTCAATGGACTTGTGAATAATATCTTTAATAAGAAATATATTTCAAATGGATACTTCTTCACCTATAATGATGATTTCTCAGTGCCTAATGAGATTACTACCATTGAAGGAGCGGGCTATTATCCGCAGGCGGGAATTAACTTCTTAGTAGGAGCTACTCTTAAATTTTAA
- a CDS encoding 2-dehydropantoate 2-reductase, producing the protein MHILIYGSGGVGGFFGGKLALAGNKVTMIARGEHLKAIQENGIEVNSITGDFKATPYLATDDLSKIETPDLVIFGVKSYQIESAVKDILQYCDENTLYLPLQNGASNVEVLNSVVPKSQVLAGLCRMISFIEAPGVISNPDIAPAILFGEQDNSKTERLEKIVSVFTDAGINAAVPDNIQVAIWQKFLFITTISAIGGLTRVPIGVMREQPYIKELMRKTAQEVFEVAKAKGIILSEKTFENMFGAISKQAHETTASTQRDIMAGKPSELENFNGYIVKEGKRLGVATPVNEMIYELLLPQEKEARK; encoded by the coding sequence ATGCATATTTTAATTTACGGATCCGGTGGCGTGGGAGGATTCTTTGGAGGGAAACTCGCGCTTGCTGGAAATAAAGTAACCATGATTGCTAGAGGAGAACACCTTAAGGCCATACAAGAAAACGGTATTGAGGTAAACAGCATAACAGGAGATTTTAAAGCGACTCCGTATCTAGCAACAGATGATCTTAGTAAGATTGAAACACCAGATTTAGTCATCTTTGGAGTGAAGTCGTATCAGATAGAGAGTGCTGTAAAAGATATATTGCAATATTGTGATGAAAATACATTGTACTTGCCTTTACAAAATGGAGCAAGTAATGTAGAGGTCCTTAATTCGGTAGTGCCTAAATCACAGGTGCTGGCAGGACTTTGCCGTATGATTAGTTTTATTGAAGCGCCAGGAGTGATTTCTAATCCAGATATAGCGCCTGCAATACTCTTTGGAGAGCAGGATAATAGTAAGACAGAGCGCCTAGAAAAAATAGTGTCTGTATTTACAGATGCAGGAATTAATGCTGCTGTGCCAGATAATATTCAAGTAGCCATCTGGCAAAAATTTCTTTTTATAACAACCATAAGCGCCATAGGCGGACTAACAAGAGTGCCTATAGGCGTGATGAGAGAGCAGCCGTATATAAAAGAACTGATGCGCAAGACCGCGCAAGAAGTATTTGAGGTGGCAAAAGCAAAAGGAATCATACTCTCAGAGAAAACCTTTGAAAATATGTTTGGAGCCATTAGCAAGCAAGCGCATGAGACAACTGCTTCCACTCAGCGCGATATCATGGCTGGAAAACCGAGCGAATTAGAAAACTTCAATGGTTATATCGTGAAAGAAGGTAAAAGACTAGGTGTGGCTACACCCGTAAATGAGATGATTTATGAGTTGTTATTGCCGCAAGAGAAAGAGGCAAGGAAATAG
- the leuS gene encoding leucine--tRNA ligase, translating into MKYHFNEIEARWQQYWADKGTFHASNNSDKPKYYVLDMFPYPSGAGLHVGHPLGYIASDVYSRYKRLKGFNVLHPQGYDSFGLPAEQYAIQTGQHPAVTTKVNIEGGVDNQGNVIAGYRKQLDKIGFSFDWSREVRTSNPEYYKWTQWIFTELFNSWYNKDTDKAEAIETLVSAFAKTGNAEVNAACDDNITPFTAKQWNGFTEKEQQDILLQYRLTYLAETEVNWCPALGTVLANDEIVNGVSERGGHTVIRKKMTQWSMRISAYAERLIQGLEGIDWSESIKETQRNWIGKSVGAMVTFPLKDHAESVEVFTTRPDTIFGVSFMTLAPEHELVAQITTPEQKEAVEAYIEKTAKRSERERMADVKTISGVFTGAYAEHPFTKEPIPVWIGDYVLAGYGTGAVMAVPCGDQRDYDFAKKFDIAIPNVFEGVDISEEAFSDKATTVITNSDFLNGLKYKKAVKLAIYELEKIGAGAGKTNYRLRDAVFSRQRYWGEPFPVYYENGIPKMIDVAHLPIKLPEVEKYLPTEEGEPPLGRADVWAWDTKNNKVVSNDLVTSSAVEKSQDGIYPLELNTMPGWAGSSWYFFRYMEKAQRDEVFASKEAMDYWGNVDLYIGGSEHGTGHLLYSRFWVKFLKDRGHVGVDEPFQKMINQGMILGTSAFVYREEGTSKFLSAGLLEGKSYQAIHVDVTLVNASDELDVEAFKNWREEFKNAEFILEDGVYKVGREVEKMSKSKYNVVNPDQICEQYGADTLRMYEMFLGPLEQAKPWNTAGITGVHNFLKKFWKLYHNGADEAFNVTEEAPSKDSLKTLHKTIKKVEEDIENFSFNTSVSTFMIAVNELGAQKCTSREVLESLVILIAPYAPHIAEELWSKLGHSESISEAAFPIFDASHLVESAKNYPISFNGKMKFTLELPLDLSKDEIEKVVMANEKTQMYLDGRTPKKVIIVPGKIVNIVG; encoded by the coding sequence ATGAAATACCACTTTAACGAGATAGAAGCCAGATGGCAACAATACTGGGCAGATAAAGGCACTTTTCACGCGTCAAATAACAGTGATAAACCTAAATATTATGTGCTTGATATGTTTCCTTATCCTTCTGGGGCAGGGCTTCACGTGGGTCACCCGCTTGGGTATATTGCAAGTGATGTGTACTCGCGTTACAAGCGTTTAAAGGGGTTTAATGTATTGCATCCACAGGGATACGATTCTTTTGGATTACCTGCAGAGCAGTATGCAATCCAGACCGGGCAGCATCCTGCAGTGACTACAAAGGTGAATATTGAGGGCGGTGTAGATAATCAAGGAAATGTGATTGCTGGGTATAGAAAACAGCTGGATAAAATTGGCTTTTCTTTTGATTGGAGTCGTGAGGTGCGTACCTCAAATCCTGAGTACTACAAATGGACGCAGTGGATTTTTACAGAGCTTTTTAACTCTTGGTATAATAAGGATACAGATAAAGCAGAAGCGATAGAAACGTTGGTTTCCGCTTTCGCGAAAACTGGAAATGCAGAGGTAAACGCTGCTTGTGATGATAATATCACACCATTCACTGCAAAGCAGTGGAATGGGTTTACAGAAAAAGAACAACAAGATATATTATTACAATATCGCCTGACCTATCTCGCCGAAACGGAAGTAAACTGGTGTCCAGCACTTGGAACCGTACTTGCAAATGATGAGATTGTAAACGGGGTTTCTGAGCGTGGTGGTCACACAGTAATACGCAAGAAAATGACACAGTGGTCTATGCGTATTTCTGCTTATGCAGAGCGTTTAATCCAAGGACTTGAAGGAATAGACTGGAGCGAATCAATAAAAGAAACACAGCGCAACTGGATAGGAAAATCTGTAGGAGCGATGGTTACATTCCCTCTTAAAGATCATGCCGAAAGTGTAGAGGTGTTTACAACTCGCCCTGATACTATTTTTGGAGTGTCATTCATGACACTAGCGCCAGAACATGAGTTAGTAGCTCAAATCACTACTCCAGAGCAAAAAGAAGCTGTAGAAGCATACATTGAAAAAACAGCAAAGCGTTCTGAACGTGAGCGTATGGCAGATGTAAAAACCATCTCTGGTGTATTTACTGGAGCTTATGCAGAGCATCCTTTTACAAAGGAGCCTATTCCAGTATGGATAGGTGATTATGTACTTGCTGGTTATGGGACAGGAGCCGTGATGGCAGTTCCTTGTGGTGATCAACGTGATTATGACTTTGCAAAGAAATTTGATATTGCAATTCCTAATGTTTTTGAAGGTGTAGATATCTCAGAAGAAGCTTTTTCAGACAAGGCAACTACGGTTATCACAAACTCAGATTTCTTAAACGGATTAAAATATAAGAAAGCCGTAAAACTTGCGATTTATGAGTTAGAAAAAATAGGCGCAGGAGCAGGTAAAACAAACTATAGATTGCGTGATGCGGTGTTTAGCCGCCAGCGATACTGGGGAGAGCCATTTCCAGTGTATTATGAGAACGGAATCCCAAAGATGATTGACGTTGCTCATTTACCTATTAAACTTCCAGAAGTAGAAAAATACCTGCCTACAGAAGAAGGCGAGCCACCATTAGGCCGTGCAGATGTATGGGCATGGGATACTAAGAATAACAAAGTAGTATCTAACGATCTGGTCACTTCGAGCGCAGTCGAGAAGTCTCAAGACGGGATTTACCCGCTAGAACTCAATACCATGCCAGGCTGGGCAGGAAGTAGTTGGTATTTCTTTAGATATATGGAGAAAGCACAGCGCGATGAAGTCTTTGCTTCAAAGGAAGCAATGGATTACTGGGGTAATGTAGATTTATACATAGGAGGATCAGAGCACGGAACGGGGCACTTGTTGTACTCACGTTTCTGGGTGAAATTCTTAAAAGATAGAGGGCACGTAGGTGTAGATGAACCTTTCCAAAAGATGATCAATCAAGGAATGATTTTGGGGACTAGTGCTTTTGTGTATAGAGAGGAAGGAACGAGTAAATTTCTTTCTGCTGGGTTGTTAGAAGGAAAATCTTATCAAGCAATCCACGTAGACGTTACTTTAGTTAACGCATCAGATGAACTAGATGTAGAAGCTTTTAAGAACTGGCGTGAAGAATTTAAAAATGCTGAATTTATCTTAGAAGATGGTGTTTACAAAGTAGGCCGCGAGGTTGAAAAAATGTCTAAGTCTAAGTACAACGTGGTAAATCCAGATCAAATCTGTGAGCAATACGGAGCAGATACGCTACGTATGTATGAGATGTTCTTAGGGCCACTTGAGCAAGCAAAACCTTGGAACACGGCAGGAATTACAGGAGTACATAACTTCTTAAAGAAATTCTGGAAGCTCTATCACAATGGAGCAGACGAAGCTTTTAATGTGACAGAGGAGGCGCCAAGTAAAGACAGCCTCAAAACTCTACATAAAACAATAAAAAAGGTAGAAGAGGATATTGAGAACTTTAGTTTCAATACTTCAGTATCTACATTTATGATTGCTGTAAATGAGTTAGGAGCACAAAAGTGTACCTCTCGTGAAGTGCTGGAGTCTCTGGTTATCCTTATTGCACCTTATGCTCCGCACATCGCAGAGGAGCTTTGGAGCAAGCTTGGACACTCAGAAAGTATCTCTGAGGCTGCTTTCCCAATATTTGATGCGAGTCATTTAGTAGAAAGTGCAAAGAACTATCCTATCTCTTTTAATGGGAAAATGAAGTTTACGCTAGAATTACCACTAGATCTATCTAAAGATGAGATAGAAAAAGTAGTTATGGCAAATGAGAAAACACAAATGTATCTAGATGGTCGTACGCCTAAAAAGGTAATTATCGTGCCTGGTAAGATTGTAAATATAGTAGGGTAA
- a CDS encoding SemiSWEET transporter: protein MAGIDNIEIIGLVAATLTTAAFLPQVYQTWKTKDVSGLSLPMFTMFFVGVVFWLVYGVLKESLAIILANAITVVSSFLLLYFKIKYGKK, encoded by the coding sequence ATGGCAGGAATTGATAACATAGAAATTATAGGTCTGGTTGCGGCCACACTTACTACGGCGGCTTTCTTGCCTCAGGTGTATCAAACCTGGAAAACTAAGGATGTCTCAGGCTTGAGTCTTCCTATGTTTACTATGTTTTTTGTAGGGGTTGTATTCTGGCTCGTTTATGGAGTTCTTAAAGAAAGTCTCGCCATTATATTAGCAAATGCAATTACTGTAGTCTCTTCTTTCTTATTACTCTATTTTAAAATCAAATACGGTAAAAAATAA
- the ald gene encoding alanine dehydrogenase codes for MVIGVPTEIKNNENRVGITPGGVYELVKRGHSVHIQKAAGFNSGFTDQHYIDAGATILDTIEEVYASAEMIVKVKEPIEPEYKLIKKDQIVFTYFHFASSEPLTRAMIASESICIAYETVEEEDRSLPLLTPMSEVAGRMSIQQGARYLEKPVKGRGVLLGGVPGVSPGKVLVLGAGVVGIQAAKMAAGLGAHVTILDISMKRLRHVNDIMPPHVVTEFSNEFNIRKHIKTHDLIIGGVLIPGAKAPKLITRDMLKEMRPGTVIVDVAVDQGGCVETSKPTTHEDPVFIIDDVVHYCVANMPGAVPYTSTVALTNVTLPYVLKIADQGWKSACLKDATLKKGVNIVGGDVVYQEISEVFDVPYVPLAI; via the coding sequence ATGGTAATAGGTGTTCCTACAGAAATTAAAAACAATGAAAACAGGGTGGGCATCACCCCCGGCGGAGTCTATGAACTCGTAAAGAGAGGTCATAGTGTACATATTCAAAAGGCAGCAGGCTTTAATAGTGGTTTTACAGATCAACATTATATAGATGCGGGTGCAACAATCCTTGACACGATTGAGGAGGTCTACGCCAGCGCAGAGATGATTGTGAAAGTAAAAGAACCGATCGAGCCAGAATATAAGCTCATTAAGAAAGATCAAATCGTATTCACTTATTTTCACTTTGCCTCTAGTGAGCCGCTCACCAGAGCGATGATTGCCAGCGAGTCTATATGTATAGCCTATGAAACGGTTGAAGAGGAAGACCGTTCGCTCCCGTTACTTACGCCTATGAGCGAAGTGGCAGGTCGTATGTCTATACAGCAAGGAGCGCGATATCTAGAGAAGCCCGTAAAAGGGCGAGGCGTACTTCTAGGTGGAGTTCCTGGAGTGAGTCCTGGTAAGGTGTTAGTCTTAGGAGCAGGAGTAGTAGGCATTCAAGCGGCAAAAATGGCTGCGGGATTAGGTGCCCATGTAACCATCCTAGATATTAGCATGAAGCGACTACGTCATGTAAATGACATCATGCCGCCACACGTGGTGACAGAATTTTCAAATGAATTTAATATCCGTAAACATATAAAAACGCACGACCTAATTATAGGTGGTGTTCTTATTCCTGGTGCAAAAGCGCCAAAACTTATTACTCGAGACATGCTCAAGGAGATGCGTCCAGGTACCGTAATTGTAGATGTTGCAGTAGATCAAGGTGGTTGCGTGGAAACCTCAAAACCTACTACGCACGAAGATCCAGTCTTTATTATAGACGATGTAGTGCATTATTGCGTGGCAAATATGCCTGGTGCAGTGCCTTATACTTCCACCGTAGCGCTTACTAATGTGACCTTGCCTTATGTATTGAAAATTGCAGACCAAGGTTGGAAATCTGCGTGTCTTAAAGATGCTACTCTTAAAAAAGGAGTGAATATCGTCGGAGGTGATGTTGTGTATCAAGAGATTTCGGAGGTTTTTGATGTGCCATATGTTCCGCTAGCAATATAG
- a CDS encoding zinc metallopeptidase, with product MLGGYMGYYIIVGAIGLVSMLVSNKLKSKFKFYSEVQLRNGMSGAEIAEKMLADNGITDVKVISVAGQLTDHYNPRDKTVNLSDVVYGQRNASAAAVAAHEVGHAIQHATAYSWLQMRSKLVPVVNIASKMSMWVIMGGVALMASTSIGGTVAIIGLALYAMGTIFSLITLPVEYDASNRALAWLKAENMVTPQEYDGAEDALKWAARTYLVAAIGSLATLAYFALQVFGNRR from the coding sequence ATGTTAGGAGGATATATGGGCTACTATATTATTGTAGGAGCTATCGGGCTTGTGAGTATGCTAGTAAGCAACAAGCTCAAAAGTAAATTTAAATTTTATTCAGAAGTGCAGCTGCGCAACGGGATGTCTGGAGCAGAGATTGCCGAAAAAATGCTAGCCGATAATGGAATTACAGATGTAAAAGTAATTTCTGTAGCTGGACAGCTTACAGATCATTACAACCCTAGAGATAAGACGGTAAATCTTAGTGATGTGGTTTACGGGCAGCGCAATGCTTCGGCAGCAGCGGTTGCTGCGCATGAGGTAGGTCATGCTATACAGCACGCTACGGCTTACAGTTGGTTGCAAATGCGATCTAAGCTTGTACCCGTGGTAAACATTGCTTCAAAAATGAGTATGTGGGTTATTATGGGTGGTGTCGCGCTCATGGCGTCTACTTCAATAGGAGGTACTGTGGCTATTATTGGTCTTGCACTATATGCAATGGGGACTATATTTAGTCTTATCACGCTGCCAGTAGAGTATGATGCAAGTAACCGAGCATTAGCTTGGCTCAAAGCAGAAAACATGGTAACACCACAAGAGTATGATGGAGCAGAGGATGCTTTGAAGTGGGCTGCAAGAACATACCTTGTTGCTGCAATAGGTTCGCTCGCTACATTAGCATACTTTGCGTTACAAGTTTTTGGAAATAGACGATAA
- the trxA gene encoding thioredoxin, which translates to MALEITDATFEEQVLNSDKPVLVDFWAAWCGPCRMVGPVIEEIAGEYEGKAIVGKVDVDANQEFAAKYGVRNIPTVLMFKNGEVVGRQVGVAPKATYTEAIDGLL; encoded by the coding sequence ATGGCATTAGAAATCACAGATGCGACATTTGAAGAGCAAGTATTAAACAGCGATAAGCCTGTATTAGTAGACTTTTGGGCTGCTTGGTGTGGACCTTGCCGTATGGTAGGGCCAGTTATCGAGGAGATCGCAGGAGAATACGAAGGTAAAGCCATAGTAGGTAAAGTAGACGTAGATGCAAACCAAGAATTTGCAGCAAAATACGGAGTGCGTAACATTCCTACAGTTCTTATGTTTAAGAACGGTGAGGTAGTAGGACGTCAAGTAGGCGTTGCTCCTAAGGCAACTTACACAGAAGCTATCGACGGACTTTTATAA
- a CDS encoding ATP-dependent Clp protease proteolytic subunit, whose translation MEKKMKVQDAIDSQLLDDRKIFLWGMVDDKSAKHVIDRLLYLDAQGHGEIQLFINSPGGYVTSGFAMYDTIKMIKSPVSTICTGLAASMGSLLLSVGEKGRRFIQPHARVMIHQPSGGARGQASDIEITAQEIVKTKELSAQILADNCGQTFEKIMKDFQRDHWMGAEESVAYGIADGVYEG comes from the coding sequence ATGGAAAAGAAAATGAAAGTACAAGACGCAATTGACAGTCAGTTGCTTGATGATAGAAAGATATTCCTCTGGGGAATGGTAGATGATAAAAGTGCAAAGCACGTGATAGATCGTCTTTTATACCTAGATGCACAAGGTCATGGTGAGATTCAACTGTTTATTAATAGCCCGGGTGGTTATGTGACATCTGGTTTTGCAATGTATGACACTATTAAAATGATTAAAAGTCCAGTTTCTACAATTTGTACAGGTCTTGCGGCAAGTATGGGTTCACTGCTTTTATCTGTAGGAGAGAAAGGGCGTCGTTTTATACAGCCACATGCACGTGTAATGATACACCAGCCATCTGGTGGAGCACGTGGTCAAGCTTCTGATATTGAGATTACAGCACAAGAAATTGTAAAAACAAAAGAATTGAGCGCACAAATCCTTGCTGATAACTGTGGTCAAACTTTTGAAAAAATAATGAAAGATTTCCAGCGTGATCACTGGATGGGTGCAGAGGAGTCTGTAGCCTACGGGATTGCAGATGGGGTTTATGAAGGATAG
- a CDS encoding DUF58 domain-containing protein, protein MDIKSELNKTSGFGNLELLARQVVEGFISGMHKSPFHGFSAEFAEHKIYNPGESTKHIDWKLYAKTDRLYTKRYEEETNLRCHLILDNSSSMHYPAVKEHSVTDLNKISFSALASAAIMNLMKKQRDAVGMSIYSDDYEFYTGEKGSDRHHHMLLDQLNGVLDPALSKAEKKTATYKHLHLIAEKLKRRSLVFLFSDMLQDDVEQEQLFEALQHLKYNKHEVILFHTYSQEKEYDFKFDNSPRKFVDVESGTSINLYADNIRDIYTSAVETYFKNLQLRCAQYRIKYIPAVIEKGFAPILTTFLVERQKFI, encoded by the coding sequence ATGGATATCAAATCAGAACTTAACAAAACTTCGGGCTTCGGTAACTTAGAGTTGCTGGCGCGTCAAGTGGTGGAAGGTTTTATTTCTGGGATGCATAAAAGTCCGTTTCATGGATTTTCGGCAGAGTTTGCAGAGCATAAAATCTATAACCCTGGAGAGAGTACAAAACATATAGACTGGAAACTCTACGCAAAAACAGATAGACTGTATACAAAGCGCTATGAGGAAGAAACTAACCTACGCTGCCACCTTATACTAGATAATAGTAGTTCTATGCATTATCCCGCTGTAAAGGAGCACAGCGTGACAGATCTTAATAAGATAAGCTTCTCTGCACTTGCAAGTGCCGCTATTATGAATCTCATGAAAAAGCAGCGTGATGCTGTAGGAATGAGTATTTATAGTGACGATTATGAATTTTATACAGGAGAGAAGGGAAGTGATAGACATCACCATATGTTATTAGATCAATTAAATGGTGTGCTAGATCCCGCTCTTTCAAAGGCAGAAAAGAAAACAGCGACCTACAAGCATCTACATCTCATTGCAGAAAAGCTAAAACGTAGATCTCTGGTTTTTTTATTTTCAGACATGTTACAAGATGATGTAGAGCAAGAACAATTATTTGAAGCGTTGCAGCATCTTAAATACAATAAACACGAGGTGATTCTTTTTCATACGTATAGTCAAGAGAAGGAATATGACTTTAAATTTGATAATAGTCCGCGTAAATTTGTAGATGTAGAGAGTGGAACATCAATTAATTTATATGCAGATAATATTAGAGATATTTATACAAGCGCGGTAGAAACGTACTTTAAAAACTTGCAACTACGTTGTGCTCAGTATCGTATCAAGTATATTCCAGCAGTAATTGAAAAAGGTTTTGCACCTATACTCACCACGTTTTTAGTAGAGCGTCAAAAATTTATTTAA